Proteins encoded in a region of the Polyodon spathula isolate WHYD16114869_AA chromosome 9, ASM1765450v1, whole genome shotgun sequence genome:
- the LOC121321195 gene encoding putative golgin subfamily A member 6-like protein 19 isoform X1, translating into MENREVSQGPTTKGATVCNPGKTGNVIPSGNQLARTPLASSTKRRTSQKALLPAGEHTHSKKLRRSNRRTGEDSHTSSMLTPGEEAIRPVGQGRNSSRKEKKLQSSIGHVSEDNECRLVRRSSRAANLSASNHREGNRVTEKKRESTTKESKSLRRLSQLPVQGFNAMDTSGIIRGMQGNNWTEADFEFVQRMKNEKSVMQLKEELKRLQRELKDEMQKKELLWAQKEKIQTDTVNMEETIDKTVQLGRVFLCRKMDPSIVEPLCPESVLKQLSVASVQQVIQQETAKLQALEEKLTGEQKQASHQIKQLQIEMRNKEMYYLEKIKSYKGRVLMEQELVENLKGQLSELQEKLAETQEHFKSMKSQIEDLQAKRMENYSGTVDMAKIEQRLKRLERRKELFLERRRIMQRLCSMDR; encoded by the exons ATGGAAAATAGGGAAGTAAGTCAGGGTCCCACGACCAAAGGTGCAACAGTATGCAACCCTGGCAAAACAGGCAATGTAATTCCTAGTGGGAACCAGTTAGCTCGAACACCATTGGCCTCCTCAACAAAGAGGCGGACCTCACAGAAAGCTCTTCTGCCTGCTGGTGAACATACTCATTCTAAGAAGCTGCGGCGTAGCAACAGAAGAACTGGCGAAGATTCTCACACTTCCAGTATGCTCACTCCAGGTGAAGAAGCAATCAGACCAGTTGGCCAGGGTCGAAACTCTTCAAGAAAGGAG aagaagtTGCAGTCCTCAATTGGGCATGTCTCCGAAGACAATGAATGTAGGCTGGTAAGGAGGTCAAGTAGAGCAGCTAATCTCTCAGCATCGAACCACAGGGAGGGTAACCGGGTCACAGAAAAGAAGAGAGAGTCCACTACAAAAGAGAGCAAATCTCTGAGACGATTAAGTCAACTTCCAGTTCAAG GGTTTAATGCAATGGACACATCGGGGATAATCAGAGGAATGCAAGGGAACAATTGGACTGAAGCTGACTTCGAATTTGTACAACGAATGAAAAACGAGAAGTCAGTGATGCAGTTAAAG GAAGAATTAAAAAGGCTACAAAGAGAGCTCAAAGATGAAATGCAGAAGAAGGAACTGTTGTGGGCACAGAAAGAAAAGATCCAGACAGATACAGTGAACAtg gaAGAGACCATTGATAAAACAGTGCAGCTTGGGAGAGTCTTTCTGTGCAGGAAGATGGACCCCAGCATTGTTGAGCCTCTTTGCCCAGAATCAGTACTGAAACAGCTGAGTGTTGCCTCTGTGCAGCAGGTTATCCAGCAGGAAACAGCAAAACTACAAGCTCTGGAGGAAAAACTGACAGGCGAACAAAAGCAGGCTAGCCATCAGATCAAGCAGCTACAAATAGAAATGAG aaacaaGGAAATGTATTATCTTGAAAAGATCAAATCCTATAAAGGAAGGGTCCTGATGGAGCAG gaacTTGTGGAGAATCTAAAGGGTCAGCTGTCAGAACTACAGGAGAAACTGGCAGAAACTCAG gagcattttaaaagcatgaagAGCCAAATAGAGGACTTGCAGGCAAAACGAATGGAGAACTACAGTGGAACAGTGGATATGGCAAAGATTGAACAAAGATTAAAGAGACTTGAACGACGAAAAGAGCTTTTTCTGGAAAGACGAAGAATTATGCAGAGGCTTTGTTCCATGGACAGATAA
- the LOC121321195 gene encoding putative golgin subfamily A member 6-like protein 19 isoform X2 yields the protein MENREVSQGPTTKGATVCNPGKTGNVIPSGNQLARTPLASSTKRRTSQKALLPAGEHTHSKKLRRSNRRTGEDSHTSSMLTPGEEAIRPVGQGRNSSRKEKLQSSIGHVSEDNECRLVRRSSRAANLSASNHREGNRVTEKKRESTTKESKSLRRLSQLPVQGFNAMDTSGIIRGMQGNNWTEADFEFVQRMKNEKSVMQLKEELKRLQRELKDEMQKKELLWAQKEKIQTDTVNMEETIDKTVQLGRVFLCRKMDPSIVEPLCPESVLKQLSVASVQQVIQQETAKLQALEEKLTGEQKQASHQIKQLQIEMRNKEMYYLEKIKSYKGRVLMEQELVENLKGQLSELQEKLAETQEHFKSMKSQIEDLQAKRMENYSGTVDMAKIEQRLKRLERRKELFLERRRIMQRLCSMDR from the exons ATGGAAAATAGGGAAGTAAGTCAGGGTCCCACGACCAAAGGTGCAACAGTATGCAACCCTGGCAAAACAGGCAATGTAATTCCTAGTGGGAACCAGTTAGCTCGAACACCATTGGCCTCCTCAACAAAGAGGCGGACCTCACAGAAAGCTCTTCTGCCTGCTGGTGAACATACTCATTCTAAGAAGCTGCGGCGTAGCAACAGAAGAACTGGCGAAGATTCTCACACTTCCAGTATGCTCACTCCAGGTGAAGAAGCAATCAGACCAGTTGGCCAGGGTCGAAACTCTTCAAGAAAGGAG aagtTGCAGTCCTCAATTGGGCATGTCTCCGAAGACAATGAATGTAGGCTGGTAAGGAGGTCAAGTAGAGCAGCTAATCTCTCAGCATCGAACCACAGGGAGGGTAACCGGGTCACAGAAAAGAAGAGAGAGTCCACTACAAAAGAGAGCAAATCTCTGAGACGATTAAGTCAACTTCCAGTTCAAG GGTTTAATGCAATGGACACATCGGGGATAATCAGAGGAATGCAAGGGAACAATTGGACTGAAGCTGACTTCGAATTTGTACAACGAATGAAAAACGAGAAGTCAGTGATGCAGTTAAAG GAAGAATTAAAAAGGCTACAAAGAGAGCTCAAAGATGAAATGCAGAAGAAGGAACTGTTGTGGGCACAGAAAGAAAAGATCCAGACAGATACAGTGAACAtg gaAGAGACCATTGATAAAACAGTGCAGCTTGGGAGAGTCTTTCTGTGCAGGAAGATGGACCCCAGCATTGTTGAGCCTCTTTGCCCAGAATCAGTACTGAAACAGCTGAGTGTTGCCTCTGTGCAGCAGGTTATCCAGCAGGAAACAGCAAAACTACAAGCTCTGGAGGAAAAACTGACAGGCGAACAAAAGCAGGCTAGCCATCAGATCAAGCAGCTACAAATAGAAATGAG aaacaaGGAAATGTATTATCTTGAAAAGATCAAATCCTATAAAGGAAGGGTCCTGATGGAGCAG gaacTTGTGGAGAATCTAAAGGGTCAGCTGTCAGAACTACAGGAGAAACTGGCAGAAACTCAG gagcattttaaaagcatgaagAGCCAAATAGAGGACTTGCAGGCAAAACGAATGGAGAACTACAGTGGAACAGTGGATATGGCAAAGATTGAACAAAGATTAAAGAGACTTGAACGACGAAAAGAGCTTTTTCTGGAAAGACGAAGAATTATGCAGAGGCTTTGTTCCATGGACAGATAA
- the LOC121320832 gene encoding cell cycle control protein 50A-like — MSNRKGPPGSQPFMRRPDNTAFKQQRLPAWSPTLKAETVLPFFFLCGVACIMIGVLLIITAAGVQEIKVDYTEERDCADCYSLRLDRANSIIDCACTVSFSLSEAFKGDVFMYYGLTNFHQNQRHYMVSRDNAQLVGRQYNLKNPSISCFPFHKYKNETPTAPCGAIANSIFNDTLQLFYHSDKNTETPVPLLKTDITWFTDRTVKFQNPSPKDNLTAAFEGTARPFYWRKPVYQLSVEENNNGFVNEDLIVWMRQAAFPSFKKLYRRLNRTQEFNDGLPAGNYSVKISYNYPVGKFKGRKSVILSTVSWLGGRNNFLGIAYSASGAIILIVAIILTVVHLKFREKSLDLEE, encoded by the exons ATGTCAAACAGAAAGGGCCCTCCTGGGTCTCAGCCTTTTATGAGGCGTCCAGACAACACAGCTTTTAAACAGCAGAGGCTTCCAGCCTGGTCTCCCACCCTCAAAGCGGAGACTGTTCTGCCCTTCTTCTTCCTGTGTGGGGTGGCCTGCATTATGATCGGGGTCTTGCTTATTATAACAGCTGCTGGAGTCCAAGAAATTAAA GTGGATTACACAGAAGAAAGAGATTGTGCTGATTGTTATTCTCTCCGCCTAGACAGAGCAAACTCGATAATTGATTGTGCGTGCACTGTATCCTTCTCGCTGTCAGAAGCATTCAAG GGTGATGTGTTCATGTACTACGGATTAACAAACTTCCACCAGAATCAACGGCATTACATGGTTTCCCGGGACAATGCACAACTGGTGGGGAGACAGTATAACTTGAAG aatccaAGTATCAGCTGTTTTCCATTTCACAAATATAAGAATGAAACTCCTACCGCACCCTGTGGGGCTATTGCCAACAGCATATTCAATG atacTCTTCAGCTTTTCTACCACTCtgataaaaacactgaaacaccaGTTCCATTGCTGAAGACTGATATTACATGGTTCACTGACAGAACCGTGAAATTTCAAAACCCATCACCCAAGGACAATCTTACTGCTGCTTTTGAAG GAACGGCCCGCCCCTTTTACTGGAGGAAGCCTGTGTACCAGCTCAGTGTGGAGGAGAACAACAACGGATTTGTGAACGAAGACCTCATTGTGTGGATGAGGCAGGCGGCCTTTCCTTCGTTTAAGAAGCTTTACAGGCGGCTGAATCGCACACAGGAGTTCAACGATGGCCTTCCAGCTGGGAACTACAGTGTTAAAATTTCCTACA ATTACCCTGTGGGCAAGTTCAAAGGCCGAAAGTCTGTGATTCTCTCCACTGTGTCCTGGCTGGGAGGCCGGAACAACTTCCTGGGCATAGCCTACTCTGCATCCGGCGCGATCATCCTGATAGTGGCCATCATCCTAACAGTGGTTCACCTGAAATTTCGGGAAAAGTCTCTGGATCTAGAGGAATAA
- the LOC121321096 gene encoding protein CMSS1-like: protein MCMFRTECVVAKKEKPEDEKDTKPKRKRKKKITDVLAASAPKPGCPADLQKLFKDNFTDKRSVIEMEELKLPDSCFLPSNDLTHSLSSFLKEICPKWAKLCKNHTEEKSVVMLIVCSSAHRVLDLIKQLTTFKGYSKVLKLFAKHIKGEEQIKLLQKGVTHLGVETPGRVKALAEQDGLSLKALKYVVLDWNWRDQKLRRMPDIPKVKLEGGITQACQAGSVKLALFQYHVLGTAGKAQAAWM, encoded by the exons ACTGAGTGTGTTGTCGCTAAGAAGGAAAAACCAGAAGATGAGAAAGACACAaagccaaaaagaaaaagaaag AAGAAAATCACGGATGTACTGGCAGCGTCGGCCCCTAAACCAGGCTGTCCTGCTGACCTGCAGAAACTGTTCAAGGACAACTTCACAGACAAGCGCTCTGTCATTGAAATGGAGGAGCTGAAACTGCCAG ATTCGTGCTTCCTTCCGAGCAATGACCTCACCCACAGTCTCTCTTCATTTCTTAAGGAAA tctGCCCCAAGTGGGCAAAGCTATGTAAAAACCACACTGAGGAGAAGTCTGTGGTGATGTTGATTGTCTGCAGCTCTGCCCATCGTGTTCTGGATCTCATTAA gcaacTTACAACCTTCAAGGGTTATTCCAAAGTTCTGAAACTGTTTGCAAAACATATAAAG GGAGAAGAACAGATCAAGTTGCTACAGAAAGGAGTAACTCACCTGGGTGTGGAGACCCCAGGGAGGGTTAAAGCTCTCGCAGAACAAG ATGGTCTTAGTCTGAAAGCTCTGAAGTATGTGGTTTTGGACTGGAACTGGAGAGACCAGAAGCTCAGGAGAATGCCAGACATCCCGAAG GTGAAGCTGGAGGGTGGTATCACACAGGCCTGCCAGGCTGGCTCTGTTAAACTGGCTCTGTTCCAGTACCACGTGCTGGGCACTGCTGGGAAAGCCCAGGCAGCCTGGATGTGA